From the genome of Eublepharis macularius isolate TG4126 chromosome 12, MPM_Emac_v1.0, whole genome shotgun sequence, one region includes:
- the RNF40 gene encoding E3 ubiquitin-protein ligase BRE1B — MSGPGSKRAAGDGGSGPPEKKANREEKTTTTLIEPIRLGGISSTEEMDLKVLQFKNKKLAERLEQRQAFEDELRERIEKLEKRQATDDATLLIVNRYWKQLDETVQVLLRRYDGDCGQPPEEPKLDAAGADLESPSVLGQEGLERRETLLSPITPPTSWKAGGLVLNEPALSFLATLASSSSEEIELQLQERMEFSKAAVSRIVEVSDKIHRRTEELCQKIHARVEFDQLEEAVKCLNKELMRENRHLQDLTTQLQEKHHKISLEYTELQDKVTSSETKVLEMETTIEDLQWDIEKLRKREQKLNKHLAEALEQLNSGYYASGSSGGFQGGQITLSMQKFEMLNAELEENQELANSRMAELEKLQQEMQQAVRTNEKLKVALRSLPEEAVKETMEYKVLQSQFSLLYNESLQVKTQLDEARALLLTTKNSHLRHIEHMESDELNLQKKLRTEVIQLEDTLAQVRKEYEMLRIEFEQNLAANEQAGPINREMRHLISSLQNHNHQLKGDVQRYKRKLREVQAEINKVRMQQSGFLSGSMAAPPLSGGEDPTGQAGTPGIVVVKEEEGSMPPEVKRELKEVQIKKEPKEEMVTPQPPGVHEVVKKEEEEPPAPQPPTPQPPPPPRVKEPERSKARGGDRSGDRERSRDRDKETSSSSSSSSSSSSRDRDKQKGGGDDGKKKDSDLLKQLRIELKKAQESQKEMKLLLDMYKSAPKEQRDKVQLMAAEKKTKAEVEELRVRIRELEEKEKKESKKMADEDALRKIKLAEEQIEHLQKKLAATKQEEEALLSEMDVTGQAFEDMQEQNTRLNLQLREKDDANFKLMSERIKSNQIHKLLREEKDELAEQVLALKSQVDTQLLVVQKLEEKERVLQGNLGTVEKELTLRSQALELNKRKAVEAAQLAEDLKVQLEHVQCKLKEIQTCVAENRAAKEKESFNLKRAQEDISRLRRKLEKQRKVEVYADADEILQEEIKEYKAKLTCPCCNTRKKDAVLTKCFHVFCFECVKTRYDTRQRKCPKCNAAFGANDFHRIYIS, encoded by the exons ATGTCGGGGCCCGGAAGCAAGCGGGCAGCAGGAGATGGGGGCTCGGGGCCCCCTGAGAAGAAAGCCAACAGAGAAGAGAAGACCACCACTACACTCATTGAGCCCATCCGGCTAGGGGGCATTTCTTCCACG GAGGAGATGGACCTCAAGGTGCTCCAGTTCAAGAACAAGAAACTAGCTGAGCGCCTGGAGCAGCGGCAAGCCTTTGAGGACGAGCTGCGTGAGCGCATTGAGAAACTGGAAAAGAGGCAGGCCACTGATGATGCCACCCTCCTGATCGTCAACCGCTATTGGAAacag CTGGATGAGACGGTACAAGTGCTGCTGAGACGTTATGATGGAGATTGTGGGCAACCTCCGGAGGAACCCAAACTAGATGCTGCAGGAGCTGATTTAGAGAGTCCATCTGTCCTAGGGCAGGAGGGACTGGAGAGGAGAG AGACACTCCTGTCCCCTATCACTCCCCCCACCTCCTGGAAAGCTGGAGGCCTCGTGCTGAATGAGCCGGCCCTCTCCTTCCTGGCTAccttggccagcagcagcagtgaagagaTTGAGCTGCAGCTTCAGGAGCGCATGGAGTTCTCCAAGGCTGCCGTCTCCCGGATTGTGGAGGTCTCTGACAAGATCCACCGGCGCACGGAGGAGCTCTGCCAGAAGATCCACGCCCGTG TGGAGTTCGACCAGCTGGAAGAGGCAGTGAAGTGTCTCAACAAGGAGCTGATGCGGGAGAACCGCCACCTGCAGGATCTGACCACCCAGCTGCAGGAGAAGCACCACAAGATCTCCCTGGAG TATACAGAGCTTCAGGACAAGGTGACTTCATCGGAGACCAAAGTGCTAGAAATGGAAACGACCATTGAAGACCTGCAGTGGGATATTGAAAAACTGCGCAAGCGTGAGCAGAAGCTGAACAAGCATTTGGCTGAGGCTCTGGAGCAG CTAAATTCGGGTTATTATGCATCAGGCAGTTCCGGTGGGTTCCAGGGTGGGCAGATCACGCTTAGTATGCAGAAG TTTGAGATGTTGAATGCAGAACTGGAAGAGAACCAAGAACTTGCCAACAGCCGCATGGCAGAGCTGGAGAAACTGCAACAGGAAATGCAGCAAGCTGTCAGGACCAATGAGAAGCTCAAG GTGGCGCTGCGGAGCTTGCCCGAGGAGGCGGTGAAGGAGACGATGGAATACAAAGTGCTacagtctcagttctctttgctGTACAATGAGAGCTTGCAGGTGAAAACACAGCTGGATGAGGCCCGTGCCCTTCTGCTCACCACCAAGAATAGCCACCTGCGCCATATTGAGCACATGGAG AGTGATGAGCTGAACTTACAGAAGAAGTTGCGGACAGAGGTGATCCAGCTCGAGGACACACTGGCTCAAGTGCGCAAGGAGTATGAAATGCTGCGTATTGAATTTGAGCAGAACTTGGCTGCCAACGAGCAAGCAG GGCCCATCAACCGAGAGATGCGGCACCTCATCAGCAGCCTCCAGAACCATAACCACCAGCTGAAGGGCGATGTGCAGCGCTATAAACGCAAGCTCCGAGAGGTGCAGGCAGAGATCAACAAG GTCCGAATGCAGCAGAGTGGCTTTCTCTCTGGCTCCATGGCAGCTCCCCCTCTGTCAGGGGGCGAAGACCCTACAGGACAGGCAGGAACCCCAGGCATAGTTGTGGTGAAAGAGGAAGAGGGATCAATGCCCCCTGAAGTAAAGAGGGAGCTCAAAGAAGTGCAAATAAAGAAGGAGCCAAAGGAGGAGATGGTGACCCCTCAGCCACCTGGGGTGCACGAGGTGgtgaaaaaggaggaagaagaaccACCTGCCCCCCAACCACCCACCCCACAGCCACCCCCACCTCCCCGAGTCAAGGAACCTGAGCGATCCAAGGCACGTGGCGGAGATCGGAGTGGGGACCGCGAGAGGTCACGGGACCGGGACAAAGAGACCTCTTCGTCTTCATCCtcatcctcctcatcctcctctcGGGATCGGGACAAACAGAAGGGTGGTGGAGACGATGGCAAGAAAAAGGATTCGGATCTTCTCAAACAGCTGAGGATCGAGCTGAA GAAGGCCCAAGAGAGCCAGAAGGAGATGAAGCTCCTCTTAGACATGTACAAGTCGGCCCCCAAAGAGCAGCGGGACAAAGTGCAGCTGATGGCGGCGGAGAAGAAAACCAAGGCAGAG GTGGAGGAGCTGCGGGTGCGGATCCGCGAactggaggagaaggagaagaaagaaagcaagaagatGGCTGATGAGGATGCCTTGCGGAAGATCAAGTTGGCAGAGGAGCAAATTGAGCATCTGCAGAAAAAGCTGGCAGCAACAAAGCAG gaggaggaggctctGCTGTCCGAGATGGATGTGACAGGCCAGGCCTTCGAAGACATGCAGGAGCAGAACACGCGGCTGAACCTGCAACTCCGCGAAAAGGATGATGCCAACTTTAAGCTGATGTCGGAGCGCATCAAGTCCAACCAGATTCACAAGCTGCTGCGGGAAGAGAAGGACGAGCTGGCTGAGCAGGTGCTGGCCCTCAAGTCCCAG GTGGACACCCAGCTGTTGGTGGTGCAGAAGCTGGAGGAGAAAGAACGCGTCCTGCAGGGGAATCTCGGCACCGTGGAGAAGGAGCTGACGTTGCGCAGCCAGGCCCTGGAGCTCAACAAGAGGAAG GCGGTGGAAGCTGCCCAGTTGGCGGAGGATCTGAAAGTGCAGCTGGAGCATGTGCAGTGTAAGCTGAAGGAGATCCAGACCTGTGTGGCCGAGAACCGAGCAGCCAAGGAGAAGGAGTCTTTCAACCTCAAGAGAGCTCAG GAGGACATTTCCCGCCTACGGCGCAAGCTGGAGAAGCAGCGGAAGGTGGAGGTTTATGCAGATGCCGACGAGATCTTGCAGGAGGAGATCAAGGAATACAAG GCCAAGCTGACCTGCCCCTGCTGCAACACGCGCAAGAAGGACGCCGTCCTCACCAAGTGCTTCCACGTCTTCTGCTTCGAGTGTGTCAAGACACGCTACGACACCCGCCAGCGGAAATGCCCCAAGTGCAATGCGGCCTTCGGTGCCAACGACTTTCACCGCATCTACATCAGCTGA
- the RUSF1 gene encoding RUS family member 1, whose protein sequence is MTEFGTPPLCTESYGSRRAQHYHHLPDGNLRCVPVRPEHQAYRSLRDVFMSVFLPQGYPESVSPDYLAYQTWDTVQAFASSITGTLATQAVLKGVGVGDETSTVTAATVTWILKDGTGMLGRILFAWSKGSKLDCDAKQWRLFADALNDVAILMEIMAPAFPACFTLIVCISGFFKCIVGVAGGATRAALTMHQARRDNMADVSAKDGSQETLVNLAGLLCSLFLIPLVADNLHLTYSFYGLFTLLHLYANYRAVRAVCMETLNRARLRLVLHHFLRWGKVPGPALANPKEPLLLGFRQQLKLTLGAPLHTVVSSTADFQKALEGNSSNYLIFFEQATGTVSVVLHQQAGSVDVIKACSHALVLEALLYQDVAAFAVEREPLLALQRRLRKEPCAKDWSTVSEMHQLLDRIFPTFLIGLMTAGWITDRNLLGPEEWRVDWAVNEKKSL, encoded by the exons ATGACTGAATTCGGGACCCCGCCACTTTGTACAGAAAGCTATGGTTCCCGCAGAGCCCAGCATTACCATCATTTGcctgatgggaatctgagatgTGTCCCAGTAAGACCTGAACATCAGGCATACCGTTCACTGCGGGATGTCTTCATG TCAGTCTTCCTACCTCAGGGTTATCCTGAAAGTGTAAGCCCGGATTATCTTGCCTACCAGACCTGGGACACTGTGCAG GCCTTTGCTAGTAGCATCACAGGAACTTTGGCCACCCAGGCTGTGCTGAAAGGGGTGGGAGTTGGAGACGAGACTTCAACCGTCACAGCTGCTACTGTCACTTGGATACTGAAAG ATGGGACAGGAATGCTGGGGCGAATTCTTTTTGCATGGAGCAAGGG GAGCAAACTGGACTGTGATGCCAAACAATGGAG GCTCTTCGCAGATGCACTCAACGATGTTGCCATCTTAATGGAGATCATGGCACCTGCATTCCCAGCATGCTTTACTCTCATTGTGTGCATCAGTGGTTTTTTTAAG TGCATTGTGGGAGTTGCTGGAGGCGCCACTCGGGCAGCCCTTACCATGCACCAGGCCCGGCGGGACAACATGGCGGATGTGTCAGCCAAGGATGGAAGCCAG GAGACGCTGGTGAACTTAGCTGGCCTTCTCTGCAGTCTGTTCCTCATTCCTCTTGTGGCTGACAACCTCCA CCTCACTTACTCCTTCTATGGTCTCTTCACCCTCTTGCATCTCTATGCCAACTATCGGGCCGTGCGGGCTGTCTGCATGGAGACTCTCAACCGGGCCCGGCTGCGTCTTGTCTTGCACCATTTCTTGCGATGGGGGAAAGTGCCAGGCCCTGCTCTGGCCAACCCCAAGGAGCCTCTGTTGTTAG GGTTCCGTCAGCAACTGAAGCTTACCCTGGGGGCTCCGCTACACACTGTGGTGTCCAG CACTGCtgacttccagaaagctcttGAGGGGAACTCTTCCAACTACTTAATATTCTTCGAACAAGCAACAG GGACAGTCTCTGTGGTTCTACACCAACAAGCAGGCAGCGTGGATGTCATTAAAGCCTGTAGCCATGCTCTTGTCTTAGAGGCTTTGCTGTATCAGGACGTAGCAGCGTTCGCTGTGGAAAGAGAACCTCTCTTGGCTCTGCAGCGCAGGCTACGGAAAG AACCTTGTGCAAAGGACTGGAGTACAGTTTCTGAAATGCATCAACTATTGGACAGGATATTCCCCACGTTCCTGATAG